The Cloeon dipterum chromosome 3, ieCloDipt1.1, whole genome shotgun sequence genome includes a region encoding these proteins:
- the LOC135940512 gene encoding uncharacterized protein LOC135940512, which yields MDKCDMLRGQRKTRLLLLLGLLIALSFLRYALLRAVHQARAQKSTPDSKGCRILSRKFGEKATNRTRIICNQEQKFANGQKCCYTNIFGVFGDDDSFRLGDACRPMEELLVPESGMQLRGNDVPEFIRVSCGSDENVHFRPFVPFKDQVEERCNKLPKRPHQVSVLLFIIDSNSRWGAEQEFPSTMDTLRRMSAVTLKGQSVVGDDAFANLVPLLMGQAVDELDDVCGWPSPRPKRPKFDQCPHLWRSFAEQGFRTLFADLPTQAAIFNSQEGGFASPPTDYYPRPFFLAAEGTSGCVGRRTEASVLLRYVQTFVRRFASSRYLAVVRVARSAPDQALSEALKTLRRRKQLENTVLVVLTAGEIPPKGAVEEFLPLVSISFPAWFESKFPAAMTNLRKNSEDRLTTPFDLHQTLKDLAEPSRTLNAAHLSQRQAELSNLSPRGVSLFLEISDWRNCSVAHVPRRWCPCLNPKPGLID from the exons ATGGATAAGTGCGATATGTTGCGTGGGCAACGGAAgacgcggctgctgctgctgctcggccTACTCATCGCGCTCTCTTTTCTGCGCTACGCCCTCCTCAGGGCCGTCCACCAAGCACGAGCCCAAAAGTCAACTCCCGACAGCAAAGGATGCCGCATTTTGAGCAGAAAATTCGGAGAAAAAGCTACAAACCGGACTCGAATTATTTGCAACCAAGAGCA gaaatttgcAAATGGGCAAAAGTGCTgttatacaaatatttttggagtTTTTGGAGACGATGACAGCTTcag atTGGGCGATGCTTGCCGGCCGATGGAGGAGCTGCTGGTGCCTGAGAGCGGCATGCAGTTGAGGGGAAACGACGTGCCCGAGTTTATTCGCGTTTCATGCGGATCAGACGAGAACGTGCACTTCAGACCCTTCGTCCCCTTCAAAGATCAAGTGGAGGAAAGGTGCAACAAACTGCCAAAAAGACCGCATCag gtgagcgttttattatttataattgacTCGAATTCGCGTTGGGGCGCCGAGCAAGAGTTTCCCTCGACGATGGACACTTTGAGGCGGATGTCGGCCGTGACTTTGAAAGGCCAGAGCGTGGTCGGCGACGACGCTTTCGCGAATTTGGTGCCGCTGCTGATGGGCCAGGCGGTGGACGAGCTGGACGACGTTTGCGGCTGGCCCAGCCCCCGCCCCAAAAGACCGAAATTCGACCAGTGCCCGCACCTCTGGCGGAGCTTCGCCGAGCAAGGCTTCCGAACTCTGTTTGCTGACCTTCCCACCCAAgcagctatttttaattcccag GAGGGTGGTTTCGCGTCTCCGCCGACCGATTACTACCCCCGTCCCTTCTTCCTGGCCGCCGAGGGGACGTCAGGATGTGTGGGGCGTCGGACGGAGGCATCCGTGCTGCTCAGGTACGTGCAGACCTTCGTCAGGAGGTTCGCCTCCAGCAGATACCTGGCTGTGGTTCGAGTGGCCCGATCAGCCCCTGACCAAGCCTTGTCTGAGGCCCTCAAGACCCTGCGTAGACGAAAGCAACTAGAAAACACCGTCCTTGTCGTCCTCACCGCCGGAGAAATTCCTCCAAAg GGTGCAGTTGAGGAATTTCTGCCGTtggtttcaatttcatttccagcCTGGTTTGAGTCTAAATTTCCTGCGGCGATGACCAACCtgagaaaaaattctgaaGACCGGCTGACGACGCCCTTCGACTTGCACCAGACCCTGAAGGACCTGGCCGAACCTTCCCGCACCCTGAATGCCGCCCACCTAAGCCAGAGACAAGCTGAACTTTCCAATTTATCA ccaAGGGGCGTGAGTCTGTTTTTGGAGATTTCGGACTGGAGGAACTGCTCGGTGGCACACGTCCCTCGCAGGTGGTGCCCCTGCCTCAACCCTAAGCCTGGATTGATTGACTGA